One genomic region from Hoeflea algicola encodes:
- a CDS encoding BA14K family protein: MDWCYDRYRSYRERDNTYQPYEGGRRQCNSPYY, encoded by the coding sequence GTGGATTGGTGTTATGACCGTTACAGGTCTTATCGGGAAAGAGATAATACTTATCAGCCATACGAAGGTGGCCGCAGACAGTGCAATTCGCCATACTATTGA
- a CDS encoding winged helix-turn-helix domain-containing tetratricopeptide repeat protein: MEPQVFNVLLHLIQNRDHVVSRDELIAAVWDGRAVSDTTLSSRIFAARRAVGDSGEAQQVIRTISRRGFRFVAQLSCDGEDSEDAGVTSETEAGQGGAADPHADPGPARVLIADMPPPAAATDTHQAAVMPVLAVLPLKIASAGLDEYFCDGLTEDIISNLTHFRELRVIASGSSFHFKSRDAPLPEIAARLGADYIVDGSVRREGERLRVAVQLIEAATGVSLWADRYDRPMGDIFVVQDAVTQMIAASLGVRMQDTALTRALRKSPAELDAYDCLLHARRYTATLNEAMHAEARDLLEKAIALDPNYAEAHALLANVYLAEHRFAANPRPEPIERALEMALKAVQLDPHSAYAHCWLAIVHYFRKDIGKFEAEAARALDLNPTDPEILAEVGHYLSFMGAFDRGVPLSRRAQALNPLHPGWYHFSFARLHYRERDYEETLIDMQRISMPDFFWTHLISAAALGQLGRTEAPDALARMHEVRPGVSAAAEMDKWNVPAEDRIHILEGLRKAGLEG, translated from the coding sequence ATCGAGCCGCAGGTGTTCAACGTCCTGCTGCACCTGATACAAAATCGCGACCATGTCGTCAGCCGCGACGAACTGATCGCCGCGGTCTGGGATGGCCGCGCGGTTTCCGACACGACGCTGTCGAGCCGTATCTTTGCGGCGCGGCGCGCGGTCGGCGACAGCGGCGAGGCGCAGCAGGTTATCCGCACCATTTCGCGCCGCGGGTTCCGTTTTGTGGCCCAACTCAGTTGCGACGGCGAGGATAGTGAAGATGCCGGAGTTACTTCTGAAACCGAGGCCGGGCAGGGTGGTGCCGCCGACCCGCACGCCGATCCTGGTCCCGCGCGCGTCTTGATCGCCGATATGCCGCCACCGGCTGCGGCAACCGATACGCACCAGGCCGCTGTGATGCCGGTGCTGGCGGTGTTGCCGCTCAAGATCGCCAGCGCCGGTCTGGACGAATATTTCTGCGACGGACTGACCGAAGACATCATCTCCAACCTCACGCATTTCCGCGAACTCCGGGTGATTGCCAGCGGCTCCTCGTTTCACTTCAAGAGCCGCGACGCGCCGCTGCCGGAAATTGCCGCCCGGCTTGGTGCCGATTATATCGTTGATGGCAGCGTGCGCCGCGAGGGCGAACGGCTGAGGGTGGCGGTGCAACTGATCGAGGCGGCTACCGGCGTGTCGCTCTGGGCCGATCGCTACGACCGGCCGATGGGCGACATTTTTGTTGTCCAGGACGCGGTCACGCAGATGATCGCCGCATCGCTCGGCGTCAGGATGCAGGACACGGCGCTCACCCGGGCGCTGAGAAAAAGCCCGGCCGAACTCGACGCCTATGATTGCCTGCTGCACGCCCGGCGTTATACCGCGACGCTCAACGAGGCGATGCATGCCGAGGCGCGCGATCTCTTGGAAAAGGCGATCGCGCTCGATCCGAATTACGCCGAGGCGCATGCGTTACTTGCCAATGTCTATCTCGCCGAGCACCGGTTTGCCGCCAATCCGCGGCCCGAGCCGATTGAACGGGCGCTCGAGATGGCGCTGAAGGCAGTGCAGCTTGATCCGCACAGCGCCTATGCCCATTGCTGGCTCGCGATAGTGCATTATTTCCGCAAGGACATCGGCAAGTTCGAGGCCGAGGCTGCGCGCGCGCTCGACCTCAACCCGACCGACCCGGAAATTCTCGCCGAAGTCGGCCACTACCTCTCCTTCATGGGCGCTTTCGACCGCGGCGTGCCGCTGTCGCGGCGGGCGCAGGCGCTCAATCCGCTGCATCCGGGCTGGTATCATTTCAGCTTCGCGCGGCTGCATTACCGCGAGCGTGATTACGAGGAAACGCTGATCGACATGCAGCGCATCTCGATGCCGGATTTCTTCTGGACCCACCTGATCAGCGCCGCGGCGCTGGGCCAGCTTGGCCGCACCGAAGCGCCCGATGCGCTGGCACGTATGCACGAGGTTCGCCCCGGCGTCTCGGCGGCAGCCGAAATGGACAAATGGAACGTACCCGCGGAGGACCGGATCCACATCCTCGAAGGCCTGCGCAAGGCCGGGCTCGAGGGGTGA
- a CDS encoding DUF1326 domain-containing protein: MTWSLKGTYFESCNCETACPCMFLSPPTEDDCTALVGWHIDEGTDEGVSLSGLNVALAVHSPGPMATTQWNVAVYVDARADEAQNGSLMKIFGGQGGGHPARLASHIGKILGVRSVPIEFTASNGKYGLTIPRIADVEIEAITGQGDGPVTISGHPLCIAPGFDGTVARASKNVYQDHGMEWGLTGKTGVFSPFAYQSEQ; the protein is encoded by the coding sequence ATGACCTGGTCACTCAAAGGCACCTATTTCGAAAGCTGCAATTGCGAAACCGCCTGCCCTTGTATGTTTTTGAGCCCGCCTACCGAGGACGATTGCACGGCGCTGGTCGGCTGGCATATCGATGAGGGCACCGACGAGGGTGTGTCGTTGTCGGGTCTCAATGTCGCACTCGCCGTGCATTCGCCCGGACCGATGGCCACCACCCAGTGGAATGTCGCCGTCTATGTCGACGCACGCGCCGACGAGGCCCAGAACGGCAGCCTGATGAAGATCTTTGGCGGCCAGGGCGGCGGCCACCCGGCGCGGCTCGCCAGCCATATCGGCAAGATCCTCGGTGTCCGCTCGGTGCCGATCGAGTTTACTGCCAGCAACGGCAAATACGGGCTCACGATCCCCAGGATCGCCGATGTCGAAATCGAGGCGATCACCGGCCAGGGCGACGGCCCGGTGACCATCTCCGGCCACCCGCTGTGCATCGCCCCGGGCTTTGACGGAACCGTGGCGCGAGCCAGCAAGAACGTCTACCAGGATCACGGCATGGAATGGGGTCTGACCGGAAAGACCGGGGTGTTCTCGCCGTTTGCCTATCAGAGCGAACAATGA
- a CDS encoding DUF2182 domain-containing protein: protein MTAPQGITPGAGMGAGAARLTPARLAILLGGPTVLALASWIYLGMMIGDMSIIPGMKAMMMPGMMFTPAPLAGLFLMWAVMMAAMMLPTAAPMIMAYARMQALDRARGAGWQPVWMFSGGYVVAWASFSLIAALLQAGLTHLALMSPMTMKAGSGPLAGTILIAAGLYQFTPLKQACLSLCRTPLHFLMTEWRDGNLGALTMGWRHGLFCIGCCWALMALLFVTGVMNTAWILAITLYVLMEKTVPGGKAFSRLAGLALTATGLWVLVG from the coding sequence ATGACAGCCCCGCAAGGCATCACCCCCGGCGCCGGAATGGGCGCTGGGGCAGCACGCCTCACCCCGGCGCGGCTTGCGATCCTGCTCGGCGGCCCGACCGTGCTCGCGCTGGCAAGCTGGATCTACCTCGGCATGATGATCGGCGACATGTCGATCATCCCCGGCATGAAGGCGATGATGATGCCCGGGATGATGTTCACCCCGGCACCGCTGGCAGGGCTGTTCCTGATGTGGGCGGTAATGATGGCGGCGATGATGCTGCCGACAGCCGCGCCGATGATCATGGCCTATGCGCGCATGCAGGCGCTGGACCGGGCACGCGGCGCCGGCTGGCAGCCGGTGTGGATGTTTTCAGGCGGTTATGTCGTGGCCTGGGCCAGCTTCAGCCTCATCGCCGCACTGTTGCAGGCGGGTCTCACGCATCTCGCCTTGATGTCGCCGATGACGATGAAGGCCGGATCGGGGCCGCTTGCAGGCACCATCCTGATTGCCGCAGGGCTCTACCAGTTCACTCCGCTCAAGCAGGCCTGCCTCAGCCTGTGCCGCACGCCGCTGCATTTTTTGATGACCGAATGGCGCGACGGAAATCTGGGTGCGCTCACAATGGGCTGGCGCCACGGCCTGTTCTGCATCGGCTGTTGCTGGGCGTTGATGGCGCTGCTGTTTGTCACCGGCGTCATGAACACCGCCTGGATCCTCGCCATCACGCTCTATGTGCTGATGGAAAAGACCGTGCCGGGTGGCAAGGCATTCTCGCGGCTTGCCGGCTTGGCGTTGACGGCAACCGGCCTGTGGGTGTTAGTCGGTTGA
- a CDS encoding rhodanese-like domain-containing protein yields the protein MKTESAHNGTLETWTPQEVAEAFDRDEIVLIDVRTPQEYSFERINGALLAPMQAFDPGHMPGQAEKRIVFHCGSGVRSKMVAEKCLAAGTERIAHMEGGFGAWKEAGFGYTGTDMATGAPKLMKKSG from the coding sequence ATGAAAACTGAATCCGCCCACAACGGCACGCTGGAAACCTGGACGCCACAGGAGGTCGCCGAGGCATTCGACCGTGACGAAATTGTGCTGATCGACGTGCGCACGCCACAGGAATACAGTTTCGAGCGCATCAATGGTGCGCTGCTGGCGCCGATGCAGGCGTTTGATCCGGGACACATGCCGGGGCAGGCCGAAAAACGGATCGTGTTTCACTGCGGCTCGGGTGTGCGATCAAAGATGGTGGCCGAAAAATGCCTGGCTGCGGGGACCGAGCGTATCGCCCATATGGAGGGCGGCTTCGGCGCCTGGAAGGAAGCCGGATTTGGATATACCGGCACCGACATGGCCACCGGCGCGCCGAAGCTGATGAAGAAATCCGGCTGA
- a CDS encoding MBL fold metallo-hydrolase translates to MALSRTSPSHGPRSADVTGFYDADSGSIQYLVVDPNTKKGALIDVVMGFDPASASLNPAGVEEILRFISSEHVEIEWVLDTHPHADHLMASYFLGQRLGAPNAIGTKIKEIAELWRGLYHLPHGFDPDRDFARLFADGDRFSIGSLPVRVMLSPGHTLGSITYVVGEDAAFVHDTFMQPDVGTARADFPGGSAAELYQSLQAILALPEQTRLFVGHDYGTDYRKQPAWESTVIEQRRHNAHIGGGVGQDAYVDRREARDKSLSLPDRMLHVLQMNLRAGRAPDPEADGESYLKIPLNKF, encoded by the coding sequence ATGGCCTTGTCACGCACCAGCCCGTCGCACGGACCAAGATCGGCGGATGTCACCGGTTTTTATGATGCTGACAGCGGCAGCATCCAGTATTTGGTCGTCGACCCGAACACCAAAAAGGGCGCGCTGATTGACGTTGTGATGGGGTTTGATCCGGCCAGCGCCTCCCTCAATCCCGCAGGCGTCGAGGAAATCCTTCGCTTTATCAGCTCCGAACACGTCGAGATCGAGTGGGTGCTCGACACCCATCCGCATGCTGATCATTTGATGGCCTCGTATTTTCTCGGTCAGCGACTGGGCGCCCCCAACGCCATTGGCACCAAGATTAAAGAGATCGCCGAGCTCTGGCGCGGACTTTATCACTTGCCCCATGGGTTTGATCCAGATCGCGATTTTGCGCGGCTGTTTGCCGACGGCGACCGTTTCAGTATCGGATCGCTGCCGGTGCGGGTGATGCTGTCGCCCGGGCACACGCTGGGATCGATCACCTATGTGGTGGGCGAAGATGCGGCCTTTGTCCATGACACCTTCATGCAGCCCGATGTCGGCACCGCGCGGGCGGATTTTCCGGGCGGTTCGGCAGCCGAATTGTACCAGTCGTTGCAGGCGATCCTGGCGCTGCCGGAGCAGACCCGGTTGTTTGTCGGCCATGACTATGGCACCGATTACCGCAAACAGCCCGCCTGGGAATCCACCGTCATTGAGCAACGCCGGCACAATGCCCATATTGGTGGTGGCGTCGGCCAGGATGCCTATGTGGATCGGCGAGAGGCGCGCGACAAGTCGTTGAGCCTGCCTGACAGGATGCTGCATGTGCTGCAGATGAACCTGCGTGCAGGCCGTGCCCCTGACCCCGAGGCCGACGGGGAAAGCTATCTCAAGATTCCGCTTAACAAGTTCTGA
- a CDS encoding cation diffusion facilitator family transporter, with the protein MAGHHHHVDPNAGDARVFWAVVVNLGLTVAQIIGGILSGSLAMIADAIHNLSDALSLVIAFLARKIARRPADSTMTFGYGRAEVVAALINYTTLIVIGLYLIYEAVMRFIEPEGVDGWLVVIIAGIALIVDAATALLTYSLSKESVNIRAAFVHNVADALGSIAVIVAGTLIILYDWRWIDPLVTLLIAGYILWMSFSEIGDVIRILMLGSPVDLKTEKVLDAMQRMDGVTGVHHFHLWQMQEHDNAVQAHLVVAAGRWNDADAIKAEVKCVLKDEFSIAHSTLELECSAHACIDPEQIGDERQPQPGSGHVHDHGEGEEQEHKGKH; encoded by the coding sequence ATGGCAGGCCATCATCATCACGTAGACCCTAATGCCGGCGACGCGCGGGTTTTCTGGGCGGTGGTCGTCAACCTTGGGCTGACGGTGGCACAGATCATCGGCGGCATCCTGTCGGGCAGCCTGGCGATGATCGCCGACGCGATCCACAATCTTTCCGATGCGCTGTCGCTGGTGATCGCGTTTCTGGCCCGCAAGATTGCGCGGCGACCGGCGGATTCGACCATGACGTTCGGCTATGGCCGTGCCGAAGTAGTTGCCGCGCTTATCAATTACACCACGCTGATCGTCATCGGGCTCTACCTGATCTACGAGGCGGTGATGCGGTTCATCGAACCGGAAGGTGTCGATGGCTGGCTGGTGGTGATCATCGCCGGCATCGCCCTCATCGTCGATGCGGCGACAGCGCTGCTGACCTATTCGCTGTCGAAGGAAAGCGTCAATATCCGGGCTGCATTTGTGCACAATGTCGCCGATGCGCTTGGTTCGATCGCGGTGATTGTCGCAGGCACGCTGATCATTCTGTACGACTGGCGCTGGATCGATCCGCTCGTCACGCTGCTGATCGCCGGTTATATTTTATGGATGTCGTTTTCCGAGATCGGCGATGTCATCCGCATCCTGATGCTGGGAAGTCCGGTCGACCTGAAGACCGAGAAAGTGCTGGATGCGATGCAGCGGATGGACGGGGTCACCGGCGTGCATCATTTCCATCTGTGGCAAATGCAGGAACACGACAATGCGGTGCAGGCGCATCTGGTTGTCGCCGCCGGGCGCTGGAACGATGCCGACGCGATCAAGGCGGAGGTCAAATGTGTTCTCAAGGATGAATTCAGCATTGCCCATTCGACCTTGGAACTGGAATGCTCCGCCCATGCCTGTATCGATCCCGAACAGATCGGCGATGAACGACAGCCGCAGCCAGGATCTGGGCATGTGCACGATCACGGGGAGGGAGAGGAGCAAGAGCATAAGGGCAAGCACTGA